The following are encoded in a window of Phaseolus vulgaris cultivar G19833 chromosome 3, P. vulgaris v2.0, whole genome shotgun sequence genomic DNA:
- the LOC137839049 gene encoding pentatricopeptide repeat-containing protein At1g12620-like, which translates to MADEVMNLFQKMHTRNVVPDTTTCNSLIDGLCKFGRISCVWVLIDEMGDRNQQPNVITYNILLDALFKNHRLDKAIELFNKMMSNMYISMILIDGMCKVGKIKNVQETFRDLLIKGYCFNVSIYNVMINGLCKRGLLDEALTLWSMMEDNGCVPNAITFEIIICALFEKNETDKAEAFLREMVIRGLLKSQVEDRVFSIGYEKEIRYEILEVIGKGSHDGGSSAVDTHIGKKFLIIG; encoded by the coding sequence ATGGCGGATGAGGTTATGAATCTCTTTCAGAAAATGCATACGAGGAATGTGGTTCCTGATACAACGACTTGCAATTCTCTTATTGATGGTTTATGCAAATTTGGGAGAATCTCTTGTGTTTGGGTTCTGATTGATGAGATGGGTGATAGAAATCAACAACCAAATGTAATCACTTACAATATCTTATTGGATGCATTATTCAAAAACCATCGTCTAGACAAGGCAATTGAATTATTCAATAAAATGATGTCGAATATGTACATTTCTATGATACTTATTGATGGAATGTGTAAAGTGGGTAAAATTAAGAATGTCCAAGAGACTTTTCGAGATTTGTTGATTAAAGGCTACTGTTTCAATGTATCCATATATAATGTTATGATTAATGGTCTATGTAAAAGGGGTTTACTTGATGAGGCATTGACGTTGTGGTCCATGATGGAAGACAATGGTTGTGTGCCCAATGCTATaacttttgaaataattatttgtgCACTCTTTGAAAAGAATGAGACTGATAAGGCTGAGGCATTTCTTCGTGAAATGGTCATTAGAGGCTTGTTGAAATCACAAGTAGAGGATAGAGTTTTTTCTATCGGATATGAAAAGGAAATTAGGTATGAAATCCTAGAAGTAATTGGAAAAGGGAGTCACGATGGTGGTAGTTCTGCAGTTGACACCCATATTGGCAAAAAATTCCTAATAATTGGCTAA